The [Eubacterium] siraeum genome contains a region encoding:
- a CDS encoding GntR family transcriptional regulator yields MFSLRLQGGIPLSEQLEARIAELIIGGEMAENEKLPAVREVAKALTINPNTVQKTYRQLEQRGLIYSLPGKGSYVAERSQYSSAVLEKATEEFRKAVEDGVKSGLTKEMMTAVIDNVFSEEEKI; encoded by the coding sequence ATGTTTTCTTTAAGATTGCAGGGTGGCATTCCTTTGTCCGAGCAGCTTGAGGCGAGAATAGCGGAGCTGATAATCGGCGGTGAAATGGCTGAAAACGAAAAGCTGCCTGCTGTGCGTGAGGTCGCAAAGGCGCTTACTATCAATCCGAACACGGTGCAGAAAACCTACAGGCAGCTTGAACAGAGAGGGCTTATATATTCGCTTCCCGGAAAGGGCAGTTATGTGGCTGAACGGTCGCAATATTCCTCTGCGGTGCTTGAAAAGGCAACGGAGGAGTTTCGCAAGGCTGTTGAGGACGGTGTGAAATCCGGCCTTACCAAAGAGATGATGACGGCGGTAATTGATAACGTTTTTAGTGAGGAGGAAAAAATATGA